In Gemmatimonadota bacterium, a single window of DNA contains:
- the queD gene encoding 6-carboxytetrahydropterin synthase QueD, which yields MLVFKEFSFESAHRLPNVPPGHKCARLHGHSFLVRVTVEGAIGDESGWVMDFADIKQAFSPIHDRLDHRYLNDVPGLENPTSEVLARWIWRALVPTLPGLAEIQVRETCTSGCIYRGEDEVRP from the coding sequence ATGCTGGTCTTCAAGGAATTCAGCTTCGAGTCCGCGCACCGGCTTCCCAACGTCCCGCCGGGGCACAAGTGCGCTCGGCTGCACGGGCATTCGTTCCTCGTGCGCGTGACGGTCGAGGGGGCCATCGGCGACGAGTCGGGGTGGGTCATGGACTTCGCCGACATCAAGCAAGCGTTCTCCCCTATCCACGACCGGCTCGATCATCGCTATCTCAACGACGTCCCGGGGCTGGAGAATCCGACCAGCGAGGTGCTCGCCCGGTGGATCTGGCGTGCGCTCGTCCCGACATTGCCCGGCTTGGCCGAAATTCAGGTCCGGGAGACCTGTACCTCGGGGTGCATCTACCGCGGGGAAGACGAAGTGCGCCCCTGA
- the queE gene encoding 7-carboxy-7-deazaguanine synthase, translating into MYTVKEIFYTLQGEGVHAGRPAVFCRFAGCNLWTGREEDRATAACRFCDTDFVGVGPDGGKFATAAALAEAVRRHWPAGSGGRPYVVCTGGEPLLQLDEAAVRAFHGAGFEVGVETNGTQPAPPGVDWICVSPKGETPLLLAAGNELKLVYPQPDAPPDRFIHYPFRHFSLQPMDGPAVQENTAAAIAYCLAHPQWHLSMQTHKSLGLR; encoded by the coding sequence ATGTACACCGTCAAGGAGATCTTCTACACCCTGCAGGGCGAGGGGGTGCACGCCGGGCGACCGGCCGTCTTCTGCCGGTTCGCCGGCTGCAACCTGTGGACCGGGCGCGAGGAGGACCGTGCGACGGCGGCCTGCCGCTTCTGCGACACCGACTTCGTGGGGGTGGGCCCGGACGGCGGCAAGTTCGCGACGGCGGCCGCGCTGGCCGAGGCGGTGCGCCGCCACTGGCCGGCGGGGAGTGGCGGGCGCCCGTACGTGGTGTGCACGGGCGGCGAGCCGTTGTTGCAGCTGGACGAGGCGGCGGTGCGCGCCTTTCACGGCGCCGGCTTCGAGGTGGGCGTGGAGACGAACGGCACACAGCCCGCGCCGCCGGGGGTCGACTGGATCTGCGTCAGCCCCAAGGGCGAAACGCCGTTGCTCCTGGCGGCAGGGAACGAGCTCAAGCTTGTCTACCCGCAGCCGGATGCCCCGCCCGATCGGTTCATCCACTACCCCTTCCGCCACTTCTCGCTGCAACCGATGGACGGCCCCGCCGTGCAGGAGAACACCGCCGCGGCGATCGCCTACTGCCTCGCGCACCCGCAGTGGCACCTGAGCATGCAAACGCACAAGTCCCTGGGCCTGCGGTAG
- the queC gene encoding 7-cyano-7-deazaguanine synthase QueC, which yields MPSQSSPRAVLLLSGGLDSTTLLALAQREGYAVHALSFRYGQRHGAEIAAAQRVAQQYGVAEHVIAEIDLRMFGGSALTSNVAVPKDRPLDDGGADIPITYVPARNTIFLSFALAWAEVLEAGEIFIGVNALDYSGYPDCRPAYIAAYERMANLATRAGVEGTRPVTIRTPLIDLTKRQIIELGKSLGVDYALTTSCYDPSPDGAACAHCDACQLRMKGFAEAGIPDPTRYADGRAETSPPDDPSALSRIPS from the coding sequence GTGCCTAGCCAATCCTCGCCTCGCGCCGTCCTCCTGTTGAGTGGCGGCCTCGACTCCACCACCCTGCTCGCCCTGGCGCAACGCGAGGGGTACGCCGTGCATGCGCTCTCGTTCCGCTACGGGCAGCGGCACGGCGCGGAGATCGCCGCGGCGCAGCGCGTGGCGCAGCAGTACGGCGTGGCCGAGCACGTGATCGCCGAGATCGACCTGCGCATGTTCGGCGGCTCGGCGCTGACGTCCAACGTGGCGGTCCCGAAGGATCGTCCGCTCGACGACGGCGGCGCCGACATCCCCATCACCTATGTCCCGGCGCGCAACACGATCTTCCTCTCGTTTGCGCTGGCGTGGGCCGAGGTGCTGGAGGCCGGGGAGATCTTCATCGGGGTGAACGCACTGGACTACAGCGGCTATCCCGACTGTCGCCCGGCGTACATCGCGGCGTACGAGCGCATGGCCAACCTGGCAACGCGCGCCGGCGTGGAAGGGACGCGCCCGGTCACGATCCGCACGCCGCTGATCGACCTCACGAAGCGGCAGATCATCGAGCTGGGAAAGTCGTTAGGCGTGGACTATGCGCTCACGACCAGCTGCTACGATCCCTCGCCCGACGGCGCCGCCTGCGCCCATTGCGACGCCTGCCAGCTGCGGATGAAGGGCTTTGCCGAAGCGGGGATCCCCGACCCCACCCGCTACGCCGATGGTCGCGCGGAAACATCGCCGCCCGACGACCCGTCCGCGCTCTCCCGCATCCCGTCCTGA
- a CDS encoding methyl-accepting chemotaxis protein, translating to MIDRVVRFQSIRQRLLVSFSLLVALFCAAGLAGRAAIMRMSDVIGETLETVQQDAQLSSRLSGAVTQELAAAQRYLETRDTLARGDFLRLSRESHAAQRAMNLLHGQGAREMSLVASIDARLSDIEVRYARAHRLADLGRRDAAFAEGNAARAGVDPLLADVRQLATLKARGVDAASLKLRRDAQQRGTWVLLIMGVAVLLGLLVVFSTVTWIARPLRQLAQQARALSAGDFANRVDGDLPGEFRELADAMNSTSASLSRVVSVTTNTANDVAHSARDLANVSEQISASSNQMASSMTEISTGAESQVRQLRAIDDALRAIRTNADDVVLSAEELTALAAAIEETARAKRLELARSLGILTTVRETVREAASEVDALNATAEDINKLVASVGRIAEQTDLLALNAAIEAARAGEAGRGFGVVADEVRKLAEQAQVAADDVVRLTRVVTARVGSTTRAMEAGVSQVEEIEGVSRNVDAALDSITDAAGRTRTAAGGAAEKAERNAHIVASAARSVQSVARTAEGYAAAAQQVSASTQEQSAACEQMSSASTQLLQGSMQLRELVGALRADAA from the coding sequence ATGATCGATCGCGTGGTGCGCTTCCAGAGCATTCGCCAGCGACTGCTGGTGAGCTTCTCGCTGCTCGTCGCGCTGTTCTGCGCCGCCGGCCTCGCCGGGCGCGCCGCCATCATGCGCATGTCCGACGTGATCGGCGAGACGCTGGAGACGGTGCAGCAGGACGCGCAGCTGTCGTCGCGACTGTCGGGAGCGGTGACCCAGGAGCTCGCGGCCGCGCAGCGTTACCTCGAGACGCGCGACACCCTGGCTCGCGGTGACTTCCTGCGCCTCTCCCGCGAATCGCACGCTGCGCAGCGCGCCATGAACCTGCTGCACGGACAGGGAGCGCGCGAGATGTCGCTTGTGGCGTCGATCGATGCGCGGCTGTCCGACATCGAGGTGCGCTATGCCCGCGCCCATCGACTGGCCGATCTTGGGCGCCGCGACGCGGCGTTCGCCGAGGGGAATGCGGCGCGTGCCGGCGTCGATCCGCTGCTCGCGGACGTGCGACAGCTGGCCACGCTCAAGGCACGCGGCGTCGATGCGGCGTCGCTCAAGCTGCGTCGCGATGCGCAGCAACGAGGGACGTGGGTCTTGCTGATCATGGGCGTGGCGGTGCTGCTGGGGCTCCTCGTGGTGTTCAGCACGGTCACCTGGATCGCGCGTCCGCTTCGGCAGCTCGCGCAGCAGGCGCGGGCGCTGAGCGCGGGGGACTTTGCCAATCGCGTGGATGGCGACCTTCCGGGCGAGTTCCGCGAGCTCGCGGACGCGATGAACTCGACGTCGGCCTCACTGTCGCGCGTGGTCTCCGTCACGACGAACACGGCCAACGACGTCGCCCACTCGGCGCGCGACCTGGCCAACGTTTCGGAGCAGATTTCGGCGTCGTCCAACCAGATGGCGTCGTCGATGACCGAGATCTCGACTGGCGCCGAGAGTCAGGTGCGGCAGCTACGCGCCATCGATGATGCGTTGCGTGCCATTCGCACCAACGCCGACGACGTCGTGCTCAGCGCCGAGGAACTGACGGCGCTCGCCGCCGCGATCGAGGAGACCGCGCGCGCCAAGCGGCTCGAGCTCGCCCGCTCGTTAGGGATCCTGACGACGGTGCGCGAGACGGTGCGCGAGGCGGCGTCGGAAGTGGATGCGCTCAACGCGACGGCGGAGGACATCAACAAGCTGGTCGCCTCGGTGGGACGCATCGCCGAACAGACCGACTTGCTGGCGCTGAACGCGGCCATCGAGGCGGCGCGCGCCGGCGAGGCGGGGCGCGGCTTTGGGGTCGTGGCCGACGAGGTGCGCAAGCTGGCCGAGCAGGCGCAGGTGGCGGCCGACGACGTGGTGCGCCTCACGCGCGTGGTCACCGCGCGCGTCGGGTCGACGACGCGCGCCATGGAGGCCGGCGTGTCGCAGGTGGAGGAGATCGAGGGCGTCTCGCGCAACGTCGACGCCGCGCTGGACAGCATCACCGACGCGGCCGGACGCACGCGCACCGCGGCGGGCGGCGCCGCCGAGAAGGCGGAGCGCAACGCGCACATCGTGGCCTCGGCCGCGCGCAGCGTGCAGTCGGTGGCCCGCACGGCCGAGGGGTATGCGGCCGCCGCGCAGCAGGTGAGTGCCTCGACGCAGGAGCAGAGCGCGGCGTGCGAGCAGATGAGTTCCGCCTCGACGCAGCTCTTGCAGGGAAGCATGCAGCTGCGCGAGCTGGTGGGCGCGCTGCGCGCCGACGCGGCGTAG
- a CDS encoding ABC transporter substrate-binding protein, which yields MGRPLHFSGSLRRVFATAALTALTACASSADGVLIAAAGNWDAAYGEMNKRGIDLAIEQINQEGGVRGRPLRIVLRNDKGDGTRAVAIASEFVGDPKVVAVVGHVNSGTMIAAARVYDGGLPAVSTTASTPDLTGVSPWVFRVISSDSVNGLDLARHARAQGFRKAAILYENNAYGRGLAESFERNFGGLIVANDPIPSEASSNVEPFLAWIAQRSPDVVFVAGTEASGLAVLREARRQQVKAAFLGSDGWTGIVRDTALAEGAMVGAPFTAQDPRPEVQQFAATFHRRFGVAPDGNAALAYDATRLVARAIAEGGASRREVRQWLASRTRETAFPGVTGPISFFPTGDVVGKGYVMTRVRRGTLVIDGGSGA from the coding sequence GTGGGACGCCCTCTGCATTTTTCCGGATCGCTCCGCCGGGTCTTCGCGACCGCGGCGCTCACGGCATTGACTGCCTGTGCCTCGTCGGCCGACGGGGTGCTGATTGCAGCTGCCGGCAATTGGGACGCCGCCTACGGCGAGATGAACAAGCGAGGGATCGACCTCGCCATCGAGCAGATCAACCAGGAAGGCGGGGTGCGTGGGCGACCGCTGCGCATCGTGCTGCGCAACGACAAGGGCGACGGGACGCGCGCCGTGGCGATCGCGTCCGAGTTCGTGGGCGACCCGAAGGTCGTCGCCGTGGTCGGGCACGTGAACTCGGGGACGATGATCGCCGCCGCCCGCGTGTACGATGGCGGGCTCCCCGCCGTCTCGACGACGGCATCCACCCCGGACCTCACCGGCGTCTCGCCGTGGGTCTTTCGCGTCATCTCCAGCGACTCGGTCAACGGGCTCGACCTCGCGCGGCACGCGCGTGCGCAGGGCTTCCGAAAAGCGGCGATCCTCTACGAGAACAATGCGTACGGACGCGGGCTCGCCGAGTCGTTCGAACGCAACTTCGGCGGACTCATCGTCGCGAACGACCCGATCCCCTCGGAGGCCAGCAGCAACGTGGAGCCGTTCCTCGCGTGGATCGCCCAACGCTCCCCTGACGTGGTCTTCGTCGCCGGAACCGAAGCCTCGGGGCTCGCCGTCCTGCGCGAGGCGCGCCGACAGCAGGTGAAGGCGGCCTTCCTGGGGAGCGACGGCTGGACGGGGATCGTGCGCGACACCGCGCTCGCCGAAGGGGCGATGGTGGGGGCGCCGTTCACGGCACAGGACCCGCGCCCCGAGGTTCAACAGTTCGCCGCGACGTTCCATCGCCGCTTCGGGGTCGCCCCGGACGGCAATGCTGCGTTGGCCTACGATGCCACGCGCCTGGTCGCGCGCGCGATTGCCGAGGGCGGAGCCTCCCGTCGCGAGGTGCGGCAGTGGCTCGCCTCGCGGACGCGTGAGACGGCCTTTCCCGGCGTCACCGGGCCGATCTCGTTCTTCCCCACCGGCGATGTGGTCGGCAAGGGTTACGTGATGACGCGCGTGCGCAGGGGCACGCTCGTCATCGACGGAGGGAGCGGCGCATGA
- a CDS encoding agmatine deiminase family protein, translating into MITPDSRLPSPVPPYRMPAEWEPHRATWIAWPHHEPDWPGKLEPIPWVYAEIVRALHTHERVEILCHNEDVREDARAKLAAHHCDPAGYGLHVVPNDRVWLRDSAPTAVHDANGNVALANWQFNAWAKYDNYALDAKVGAAVQSITGLARFEPQRPDGAGRVVLEGGAIETNGAGLFLVTEECLLSPVQERNPGLTREGYEQVFRETLGVRETIWLGEGCVGDDTHGHVDDIARFIDEGTVLLAYETDPADDNHLRSSDNLRRLSLAAGGELRVVTLPYPRAVVMDGQRLPASYANFYVGNGVVLVPTFNDVNDRVALNILSECFPDRAIVGIHAVDLVWGLGTLHCLSQQEPAPAR; encoded by the coding sequence ATGATCACTCCCGACTCCCGTCTCCCGTCTCCCGTCCCCCCGTACCGCATGCCCGCGGAGTGGGAGCCGCACCGCGCCACCTGGATCGCCTGGCCGCACCACGAGCCGGATTGGCCGGGCAAGCTCGAACCCATTCCGTGGGTCTACGCGGAGATCGTGCGCGCGCTGCACACGCACGAGCGCGTGGAGATCCTGTGCCACAACGAGGACGTGCGCGAGGACGCGCGCGCCAAGCTCGCGGCACACCACTGCGACCCCGCCGGGTACGGCCTGCACGTCGTGCCTAACGACCGTGTCTGGCTGCGCGACTCGGCCCCCACCGCGGTGCACGACGCCAACGGCAACGTCGCCCTGGCCAACTGGCAGTTCAACGCCTGGGCCAAGTACGACAACTACGCCCTCGATGCCAAGGTCGGAGCGGCGGTCCAGTCCATCACCGGGCTTGCTCGCTTCGAGCCGCAGCGCCCCGACGGCGCGGGACGCGTCGTGCTCGAGGGCGGGGCGATCGAGACCAATGGTGCCGGGCTGTTCCTGGTGACCGAGGAGTGCCTGCTCTCACCCGTGCAGGAGCGCAACCCGGGGCTCACGCGCGAAGGCTACGAGCAGGTCTTTCGCGAGACGCTCGGGGTGCGGGAGACGATCTGGCTGGGCGAGGGGTGCGTCGGCGACGATACGCACGGGCACGTGGACGACATCGCGCGTTTCATCGACGAGGGGACGGTCCTGCTCGCCTACGAGACCGACCCGGCGGACGACAACCACCTCCGCTCGTCGGACAACCTGCGGCGGCTGTCCTTGGCGGCCGGCGGCGAGCTGCGCGTGGTGACACTCCCCTACCCACGCGCGGTCGTGATGGACGGGCAACGCCTCCCGGCGAGCTACGCCAACTTCTACGTCGGGAACGGGGTCGTCCTGGTCCCCACCTTCAACGACGTCAACGACCGGGTGGCGCTCAATATCCTGTCCGAGTGTTTCCCCGACCGGGCCATCGTCGGGATACACGCGGTCGACCTCGTGTGGGGGCTCGGCACCCTGCACTGCCTCAGCCAGCAGGAGCCGGCGCCGGCCCGGTAA
- a CDS encoding carbon-nitrogen hydrolase, whose protein sequence is MPNAPFTVGLVQEIAGSRDLEENVARAIAGVRSAHARGAQVICLQELFNAPYFCKSLDINWFDLAEPIPGPTTERMQALARELAVVLVVPIYERQAAGLYRNSAAVIDADGSLLGVYRKMHIPHDPLFEEKYYFTPGDAADTAMRDPARSADSNGFRVWKTRYGTIGVLICWDQWYPEGARITALLGADVLFYPTAIGWHPGEKATFGDAQVTAWRTIQRSHAIANGVFVAAPNRAGFEAHPGTEGIEFFGQSVIYDPFGRVLAEAGTDPSVLVARCDPALIEETRRNWPFLRDRRVDAYGGILSRYLGA, encoded by the coding sequence ATGCCAAACGCCCCGTTCACCGTCGGTCTCGTGCAGGAGATCGCCGGCTCGCGCGACCTCGAGGAGAACGTCGCCCGCGCCATCGCCGGCGTCCGCAGCGCACACGCGCGCGGCGCGCAGGTGATCTGCCTGCAGGAGCTGTTCAACGCCCCGTACTTCTGCAAGTCGCTCGACATCAACTGGTTCGACCTGGCGGAGCCGATTCCGGGCCCCACCACCGAGCGCATGCAGGCGCTCGCGCGTGAGCTCGCAGTAGTCCTCGTCGTGCCGATCTACGAGCGGCAGGCCGCCGGGCTCTATCGCAACTCCGCCGCCGTGATCGACGCCGACGGCTCGCTGCTGGGCGTGTATCGCAAGATGCACATCCCGCACGACCCGCTCTTCGAGGAGAAGTACTACTTCACCCCGGGTGACGCCGCCGACACCGCGATGCGCGATCCCGCGCGCTCGGCCGATTCGAACGGCTTCCGCGTGTGGAAGACGCGCTACGGCACCATCGGCGTCCTGATCTGCTGGGACCAGTGGTACCCCGAGGGAGCGCGCATCACCGCGTTGTTAGGCGCCGACGTCCTGTTCTACCCCACGGCCATCGGCTGGCATCCGGGCGAGAAGGCGACGTTCGGCGACGCGCAGGTCACGGCGTGGCGCACGATCCAGCGATCGCACGCGATCGCCAACGGCGTCTTCGTGGCGGCCCCCAATCGCGCCGGCTTCGAGGCGCACCCCGGGACCGAGGGCATCGAGTTCTTCGGGCAGTCGGTCATCTACGATCCGTTTGGTCGCGTGCTCGCCGAGGCGGGGACCGACCCGTCGGTGCTCGTGGCGCGCTGCGACCCGGCGCTGATCGAGGAGACGCGGCGCAACTGGCCGTTCCTGCGCGATCGACGGGTGGATGCGTATGGCGGAATCCTCTCGCGATACCTGGGAGCGTAG
- a CDS encoding DUF4147 domain-containing protein codes for MTATRQIAEQLFAAAVRSADPRAATRAALEGITLGARPWIIAAGKAAVPMAHAALDTLAAATRTPEGGVVVTASRDEAVDPLLVVTGDHPVPGPGSLAAADAVGDVVRLIQPGDDVIVLISGGASSLMAAPTEGISVDGMLELFQGLHRAGAPIEVMNAFRKRVMRWGAGRLAVALQGAQVTALIASDVIGDDPSAIASGPCSGDHWHVADLVELAQAQRLWPHIPDEVRQYIDRTLLGEVAETPKPGSALLHGVTPRIILGNGDALAGVAQEAASLGIDARVAPTPIRGGARSTGEAIARAAIAARSDRGPRARTPTPLTTPCRFALVWGGETTVSLGGHPGLGGRAQELALAAAQALHEAGAAGRGITILSAGTDGRDGPTDAAGAIVDGHTWSRIALAGRDPQRDLDAHDAYPALDAAGALLRTGMTGTNVNDVVVALLE; via the coding sequence ATGACCGCTACGCGACAAATCGCCGAGCAACTCTTCGCGGCCGCCGTGCGCAGCGCCGATCCACGCGCCGCGACCCGGGCTGCGCTCGAGGGCATCACGTTAGGCGCCCGCCCCTGGATCATCGCCGCGGGCAAGGCCGCCGTCCCGATGGCGCACGCGGCCCTCGACACCCTCGCCGCCGCGACGCGGACCCCGGAGGGCGGGGTCGTCGTGACGGCCAGTCGTGACGAAGCGGTCGATCCGCTCCTCGTCGTGACGGGCGACCACCCGGTCCCCGGCCCCGGCTCGCTGGCCGCGGCCGACGCCGTGGGCGACGTGGTGCGCCTCATCCAGCCGGGTGATGACGTGATCGTCCTCATCTCCGGCGGCGCCTCCTCGCTGATGGCCGCCCCAACCGAAGGGATCTCGGTCGACGGCATGCTCGAGCTCTTTCAGGGGCTGCACCGCGCCGGCGCCCCGATCGAGGTGATGAACGCCTTTCGCAAGCGCGTCATGCGCTGGGGGGCCGGGCGGCTCGCGGTCGCCCTTCAGGGGGCACAGGTCACGGCGCTGATCGCCTCCGACGTCATCGGCGACGATCCGTCGGCGATCGCCTCCGGACCGTGCAGCGGTGATCACTGGCACGTCGCCGACCTCGTGGAGCTGGCGCAGGCGCAACGCCTGTGGCCGCACATCCCCGACGAGGTGCGCCAGTACATCGACCGCACCCTGCTCGGCGAGGTGGCGGAGACGCCCAAGCCCGGGAGCGCGCTGCTGCACGGCGTGACGCCGCGCATCATCCTCGGCAATGGCGACGCACTCGCGGGAGTGGCGCAAGAAGCCGCCTCGCTCGGGATCGATGCGCGGGTCGCCCCGACGCCGATCCGGGGTGGGGCGCGTTCCACGGGCGAGGCCATCGCCCGCGCCGCGATCGCGGCGCGCAGCGACCGTGGGCCGCGCGCGAGGACGCCCACACCTCTAACCACGCCCTGCCGCTTTGCCCTGGTGTGGGGCGGCGAGACGACCGTCTCGCTCGGTGGCCACCCCGGGCTCGGCGGGCGGGCGCAGGAACTCGCACTCGCCGCCGCGCAGGCGTTGCACGAGGCGGGGGCGGCGGGGCGCGGCATCACGATCCTCTCCGCCGGGACCGACGGACGCGACGGACCGACCGACGCGGCTGGCGCGATCGTCGATGGCCACACGTGGTCACGCATCGCGCTCGCGGGTCGCGACCCGCAGCGCGACCTCGATGCGCACGACGCGTACCCCGCGCTCGACGCCGCCGGGGCGCTGCTGCGCACCGGGATGACGGGGACCAACGTCAACGACGTGGTGGTCGCGCTGCTCGAGTAG
- a CDS encoding peroxiredoxin family protein, with protein MEAYRDQYATLFNGGKKVTLIGISVDPDTALVAWMKDANFPFTFASDGDGAVGTLYGAYLPANKLDNRSLYVIGPDGRIAYKAQPFRQSSAEAYTELGEVIDKLSPPAGGTP; from the coding sequence ATGGAGGCGTACCGTGATCAGTACGCCACGCTCTTCAATGGGGGGAAGAAGGTGACCCTCATCGGGATCAGCGTCGATCCCGACACCGCGCTCGTGGCGTGGATGAAGGACGCGAACTTCCCCTTCACGTTCGCATCGGACGGGGACGGGGCAGTGGGAACGCTCTACGGGGCCTACCTGCCCGCCAACAAGCTGGACAACCGGTCGCTGTACGTGATCGGTCCCGATGGCAGGATCGCCTACAAGGCGCAGCCCTTCCGGCAGTCATCCGCGGAGGCCTACACCGAGTTGGGCGAAGTGATCGACAAGCTGTCGCCGCCCGCGGGCGGTACGCCCTGA
- a CDS encoding redoxin domain-containing protein translates to MRFTSVRLGTMAAAVALAIGVPSTGGAQQAETGPKVGDMAPDFTLRGVTRDGPMREAIKLSSYKGNTVVLAFFFKARTKG, encoded by the coding sequence ATGCGATTCACGTCGGTCAGGCTCGGGACGATGGCAGCGGCCGTCGCACTGGCCATCGGGGTGCCGTCGACTGGTGGCGCACAGCAGGCGGAGACGGGGCCCAAGGTTGGCGACATGGCCCCGGACTTCACGCTGCGAGGCGTCACCCGGGACGGCCCGATGCGCGAGGCGATCAAGCTCTCGTCGTACAAGGGCAACACGGTGGTGCTCGCCTTCTTCTTCAAGGCGCGGACCAAGGGTTGA
- a CDS encoding glycine zipper 2TM domain-containing protein, with protein sequence MYVSPQEQGYAYGAQGYYPQPQYPPQYYPQPYYQPRPQPVVYRQAPAPRVIRRAPASEPVYSGSSAGGVYGGEEPVIKNTKRDAIIGAAAGAAIGVASTRNTLKGAIIGAAAGGLLGAVVGEKIDVRRPR encoded by the coding sequence ATGTACGTCTCGCCGCAGGAGCAGGGGTATGCGTACGGTGCGCAGGGCTACTACCCGCAGCCGCAATACCCGCCGCAGTACTACCCGCAGCCGTACTACCAGCCGCGTCCGCAGCCGGTGGTCTATCGTCAGGCACCTGCACCGCGCGTGATTCGCCGCGCGCCGGCGAGCGAGCCCGTCTACAGTGGGTCGAGTGCGGGCGGGGTGTACGGTGGCGAGGAACCGGTCATCAAGAATACCAAGCGTGACGCCATCATCGGCGCGGCGGCCGGGGCGGCCATTGGAGTGGCCAGCACGCGCAACACGCTCAAGGGGGCGATCATCGGCGCGGCGGCTGGCGGATTGCTCGGCGCCGTGGTCGGCGAGAAGATCGACGTGCGACGTCCGCGTTAG
- a CDS encoding diacylglycerol kinase family lipid kinase — translation MSTPSPLPLAIIANPAAGRGRASRLIPRLEQALGRGHPHTLHLTTRAGEETALARAAAEAGAGTILALGGDGTWGNVVRGIIASARRPRLALLAAGTGNDLAFATGVPAHDLDAALAIALGARERAIDVGEVDGVHFVNCAGFGFDAEVLRGTQGVTWLRGHAVYLLTAARKLFAYRGFEAALTYPAEGEGAPAVFPRAHHLAVVVSNGPRFGGGFLIAPGATVEDGLLDVVRVADGPAWRRIAVFAGATRGTHIGAPEVSRRTVREVTLTFDAPPLFDADGELHQARESTLTVRCHQGALRLAVGT, via the coding sequence ATGTCCACCCCATCGCCCCTCCCCCTCGCGATCATCGCCAACCCCGCCGCCGGGCGCGGGCGGGCGTCGCGCCTCATCCCGCGGCTCGAGCAGGCGCTGGGACGCGGGCATCCGCACACGTTGCATCTGACGACACGCGCCGGCGAGGAAACGGCGCTGGCCCGCGCGGCGGCCGAGGCCGGCGCCGGGACGATCCTGGCGTTAGGCGGCGACGGCACCTGGGGCAACGTGGTGCGCGGGATCATCGCCAGCGCCCGGCGCCCGCGACTGGCCCTGTTGGCCGCTGGGACCGGCAACGACCTCGCCTTCGCCACCGGCGTCCCTGCGCACGACCTCGACGCGGCGCTCGCCATTGCCCTCGGCGCGCGGGAGCGCGCCATCGACGTAGGCGAAGTCGACGGGGTGCACTTCGTGAACTGCGCCGGCTTCGGTTTCGACGCCGAGGTGCTGCGCGGAACGCAGGGCGTGACGTGGCTGCGCGGGCACGCCGTGTACCTCCTGACCGCCGCGCGCAAGCTGTTCGCCTACCGCGGCTTCGAGGCAGCGCTGACGTACCCGGCCGAGGGCGAGGGGGCGCCGGCGGTCTTTCCGCGCGCGCATCACCTCGCGGTCGTCGTCTCCAACGGCCCGCGTTTTGGCGGGGGCTTCCTCATCGCGCCGGGGGCGACGGTGGAGGACGGGCTGCTGGATGTGGTGCGCGTGGCCGATGGCCCGGCCTGGCGGCGCATCGCTGTCTTTGCGGGGGCCACGCGCGGGACGCACATCGGCGCGCCCGAGGTGAGCCGGCGCACCGTGCGCGAGGTGACGCTCACCTTCGACGCCCCTCCCCTGTTCGATGCCGACGGGGAGCTGCACCAGGCGCGGGAGTCGACCCTCACGGTGCGCTGCCACCAGGGGGCGTTGCGGCTGGCGGTGGGCACCTGA